One genomic window of Cupriavidus malaysiensis includes the following:
- a CDS encoding acetyl-CoA C-acetyltransferase: MQDPIVIVSAVRTPMAAFQGEFASLTAPQLGAAAIRAAVERAGLKPEQVEEVVFGCVLPAGQGQAPARQAALGAGLPLSVGCTTVNKMCGSGMRAAMNVFDGLLAGSFEIAVAGGMESMTNAPYLIPKGRGGYRIGHGMIYDHMMLDGLEDAYDKGRAMGTFGEDCAAKYGFTREQQDTFAIESVRRAQQATEAGDFRWEITPVTVSGKGGDTVIDTDEGPRRIKLDKIPSLKPAFAKDGTITAASSSSINDGASALVMMRESTAARLGLVPLARMLGHTTHAQAPGWFTTAPVEAIAKLYRKLDWNTGSVDLFEINEAFAVVPMAAMHDLEIPRDKVNIHGGACALGHPIGASGARIMTTLIGALRKTGGKRGVASLCIGGGEATAVGIELV, from the coding sequence ATGCAAGACCCTATCGTCATCGTATCGGCCGTGCGCACGCCCATGGCCGCTTTCCAGGGCGAGTTCGCCTCGCTCACGGCCCCGCAGCTCGGCGCCGCCGCCATCCGCGCCGCGGTGGAGCGCGCCGGCCTCAAGCCGGAGCAGGTCGAGGAAGTGGTGTTCGGCTGCGTGCTGCCGGCCGGCCAGGGCCAGGCGCCGGCGCGCCAGGCTGCGCTTGGCGCGGGCCTGCCGCTGTCGGTGGGCTGCACCACGGTCAACAAGATGTGCGGCTCCGGCATGCGTGCGGCCATGAACGTGTTCGACGGCCTGCTGGCCGGCTCCTTCGAGATCGCGGTGGCCGGCGGCATGGAAAGCATGACCAATGCGCCCTACCTGATTCCCAAGGGCCGCGGCGGCTACCGCATCGGCCACGGCATGATCTATGACCACATGATGCTGGACGGCCTCGAGGATGCCTACGACAAGGGCCGCGCCATGGGAACCTTCGGCGAGGACTGCGCGGCCAAGTACGGCTTCACGCGCGAGCAGCAGGACACCTTCGCCATCGAGAGCGTGCGCCGCGCCCAGCAGGCCACCGAGGCTGGCGACTTCCGCTGGGAGATCACGCCGGTGACCGTGTCCGGCAAGGGCGGCGACACGGTGATCGACACCGACGAAGGCCCGCGCCGCATCAAGCTCGACAAGATCCCGTCGCTCAAGCCGGCCTTCGCCAAGGACGGCACCATCACCGCCGCTTCGTCCTCGTCGATCAATGACGGCGCCTCGGCGCTGGTGATGATGCGCGAATCCACCGCGGCCCGCCTCGGCCTGGTGCCGCTGGCACGCATGCTCGGCCACACCACCCATGCGCAGGCGCCCGGCTGGTTCACCACCGCGCCGGTCGAGGCGATCGCCAAGCTGTACCGCAAGCTCGACTGGAACACCGGCAGCGTCGACCTGTTCGAGATCAACGAGGCCTTCGCGGTGGTGCCGATGGCGGCCATGCACGACCTGGAGATCCCGCGCGACAAGGTCAATATCCACGGCGGCGCCTGCGCGCTGGGCCATCCGATCGGTGCCTCGGGGGCGCGTATCATGACCACGCTGATCGGCGCGCTGCGCAAGACCGGCGGCAAGCGGGGCGTGGCCAGCCTGTGCATCGGCGGTGGCGAAGCCACCGCGGTCGGCATCGAGCTGGTCTGA
- a CDS encoding acyl-CoA dehydrogenase family protein codes for MLLTPEQEMIRDAVRQFAQQEIAPRAAQWDRDGTFPKDVHRQLAALGAYGVAVPEAYGGAGLDYLSLALILEEIAAGDGGTSTVISVNNCPVCSMLMAFASEAQKQQWLVPLARGEMLGAFCLTEPHVGSDASALRTTARRDGDHYVLDGVKQFITSGKHADVAIVLAVTDKTAGKRGISAFLVPTGTPGYVVARLEDKLGQHSSDTAQIVFENCRIPAANLLGEEGGGYKMALSGLEGGRIGIASQSVGMARAALEAALAYAKERESFGQPLFQHQAVQFRLAEMATRIEVARQMVWHAASLRDAGRPCLKEAAMAKLFASEMAERVCSDAIQVFGGYGYVSDFPVERIYRDVRVCQIYEGTSDIQKILIARALA; via the coding sequence ATGCTGCTGACCCCCGAACAGGAAATGATCCGCGATGCCGTGCGCCAGTTCGCGCAACAGGAGATCGCGCCACGCGCCGCGCAGTGGGACCGCGACGGCACCTTTCCCAAGGACGTGCACCGCCAGCTGGCCGCGCTCGGCGCCTATGGCGTGGCGGTGCCGGAAGCCTATGGCGGCGCCGGGCTCGACTACCTGTCGCTGGCGCTGATCCTGGAAGAGATCGCCGCCGGCGACGGCGGCACCTCCACCGTCATCAGCGTCAACAACTGCCCGGTGTGCAGCATGCTGATGGCCTTCGCCAGCGAAGCGCAGAAGCAGCAGTGGCTGGTGCCGCTGGCGCGCGGCGAGATGCTGGGCGCCTTCTGCCTGACCGAGCCCCATGTGGGCTCCGATGCCTCCGCGCTGCGCACCACGGCGCGCCGCGACGGCGACCACTACGTGCTCGACGGCGTCAAGCAGTTCATCACCAGCGGCAAGCATGCCGACGTGGCCATCGTGCTGGCGGTGACCGACAAGACCGCCGGCAAGCGCGGCATCAGTGCCTTCCTGGTGCCGACCGGCACGCCCGGCTACGTGGTGGCGCGGCTGGAGGACAAGCTCGGCCAGCATTCGTCGGACACCGCCCAGATCGTCTTCGAGAACTGCCGCATCCCGGCGGCCAACCTGCTGGGCGAGGAGGGCGGCGGCTACAAGATGGCGCTGTCCGGCCTGGAGGGCGGGCGCATCGGCATCGCTTCGCAGAGCGTCGGCATGGCGCGCGCGGCACTGGAGGCGGCGCTGGCCTACGCCAAGGAGCGCGAGAGCTTCGGCCAGCCGCTGTTCCAGCACCAGGCGGTGCAGTTCCGCCTGGCCGAGATGGCCACGCGCATCGAGGTGGCGCGGCAGATGGTCTGGCATGCCGCTTCCCTGCGCGACGCCGGCCGGCCGTGCCTGAAGGAGGCGGCCATGGCCAAGCTGTTCGCCAGCGAGATGGCCGAGCGCGTCTGCTCGGATGCCATCCAGGTGTTCGGCGGCTATGGCTATGTCAGCGATTTCCCGGTCGAGCGCATCTACCGGGACGTGCGCGTCTGCCAGATCTACGAAGGCACCAGCGACATCCAGAAGATCCTGATCGCACGCGCGCTGGCCTGA
- a CDS encoding helical backbone metal receptor: MWRDAAGQAHGRAGAGARIASLVPSITELLWALGLGPQLVARTGFCVHPAPQVRAVPKVGGTKDVQLERLRALAPTHVVVNVDENRRETVEAIRAFVPHVIVTHPCAPEDNLTLYRLLGGIFAREREAEALCGRLEAALAAVRAQSWPARRVLYAIWQDPWMTVSRDTYISRMLSLVGWQTWPPAELAAAAGEACAGGDCARPNAPGARYPSFRWSEALVRQFDLVLLASEPYRFTEDHADALERQLGMPVLPIDGEMVSWYGSRAIDGIAYLAAFARQA, encoded by the coding sequence ATGTGGCGCGACGCCGCCGGCCAGGCGCACGGGCGCGCCGGCGCGGGCGCCCGCATCGCCTCGCTGGTACCGTCCATCACCGAACTGCTGTGGGCGCTCGGCCTGGGGCCGCAACTGGTGGCGCGCACGGGCTTCTGCGTCCATCCGGCGCCGCAGGTGCGCGCGGTCCCGAAGGTCGGCGGCACCAAGGACGTGCAGCTGGAGCGCCTGCGCGCGCTGGCGCCGACCCATGTGGTGGTCAATGTCGATGAGAACCGGCGCGAGACGGTGGAGGCCATCCGTGCCTTCGTGCCGCACGTGATCGTCACCCATCCCTGTGCGCCGGAAGATAACCTGACACTGTACCGGCTGCTCGGCGGCATCTTTGCGCGCGAGCGCGAAGCCGAGGCCCTGTGCGGCCGGCTGGAGGCGGCGCTGGCCGCGGTGCGGGCGCAGTCCTGGCCGGCCCGGCGCGTGCTCTACGCGATCTGGCAGGATCCCTGGATGACGGTGTCGCGCGACACCTATATCAGCCGCATGCTGTCCCTGGTCGGCTGGCAGACCTGGCCGCCGGCGGAGCTGGCGGCGGCAGCGGGGGAGGCCTGCGCCGGCGGCGACTGTGCCCGCCCCAATGCGCCCGGCGCGCGCTATCCCAGCTTCCGCTGGAGCGAGGCGCTGGTGCGCCAGTTCGACCTGGTGCTGCTGGCGAGCGAGCCCTACCGCTTCACCGAAGACCACGCCGATGCGCTCGAGCGCCAGCTCGGCATGCCGGTGCTGCCGATCGATGGCGAGATGGTTTCCTGGTACGGCAGCCGCGCCATCGACGGCATCGCTTACCTGGCGGCCTTCGCGCGCCAGGCCTGA
- a CDS encoding HAD family hydrolase gives MNAVTPRHARKFDCVIFDCDGVLVDSEPIVNRVLNQMLNELGIGISLEESTRMFLGRAVREELDTIARLRGAPLPDNWLSTWLARRNAVLEAEVEAIEHVRDAVAAIAATGMPVCVASGADRIKVKLQLGRTGLLELFQQDAREHVFSATEVKRSKPAPDVYLLAAETMGVVPARCAVVEDSPAGATAGVAAGMTVFGYAARNDAVQLRDAGASAIFADMRELPALVL, from the coding sequence ATGAATGCAGTAACTCCCCGGCACGCGCGCAAGTTCGATTGCGTGATCTTCGATTGCGACGGCGTGCTCGTCGACAGCGAGCCCATCGTCAACCGCGTGCTGAACCAGATGCTCAATGAACTGGGCATCGGCATCTCGCTGGAGGAATCCACGCGGATGTTCCTGGGCCGCGCTGTGCGCGAGGAACTGGACACCATTGCACGCCTGCGCGGCGCGCCGCTGCCGGACAACTGGCTGTCGACCTGGCTGGCGCGGCGCAACGCCGTGCTGGAGGCCGAGGTCGAGGCCATCGAGCACGTGCGCGACGCGGTCGCGGCCATTGCCGCCACCGGCATGCCGGTGTGCGTGGCGTCGGGTGCCGACCGCATCAAGGTCAAGCTGCAGCTCGGCCGCACCGGCCTGCTCGAACTGTTCCAGCAGGATGCGCGCGAGCATGTCTTCTCCGCCACCGAGGTCAAGCGCAGCAAGCCCGCGCCCGACGTCTACCTGCTGGCGGCCGAGACCATGGGCGTGGTGCCGGCGCGCTGTGCCGTGGTCGAGGACAGCCCGGCCGGTGCCACCGCCGGTGTCGCGGCGGGCATGACCGTGTTCGGCTACGCGGCGCGTAATGACGCCGTGCAGTTGCGCGATGCCGGCGCCAGCGCGATCTTCGCCGACATGCGCGAGCTGCCCGCGCTGGTGCTGTGA
- a CDS encoding PaaI family thioesterase, whose protein sequence is MTALPDASIPPEPQTLGAQRADAIATSFARQGLMTTFGATLTRVAHGEVEIAMPWSERVTQQHGFFHGGAVGALADSACGYAALSVVGEGEAGLTAEYKINLLSPAQGERLVAVGRVVKPGRTLIVAQGDVFTESGGRRKAVATMLMTLCVVRTLDHV, encoded by the coding sequence ATGACCGCCTTGCCCGACGCTTCCATCCCGCCCGAACCCCAGACCCTCGGCGCGCAGCGCGCCGACGCGATCGCCACCAGCTTCGCGCGCCAGGGCCTGATGACCACCTTCGGCGCCACTCTGACACGGGTCGCGCACGGTGAGGTCGAGATCGCGATGCCCTGGTCCGAGCGCGTCACCCAGCAGCACGGTTTCTTCCACGGCGGCGCGGTCGGCGCGCTGGCGGACAGCGCCTGTGGCTATGCGGCGCTGTCGGTGGTGGGCGAGGGCGAGGCCGGGTTGACCGCCGAGTACAAGATCAACCTGCTGTCGCCGGCCCAGGGTGAGCGCCTGGTGGCGGTGGGCCGGGTGGTCAAGCCGGGGCGGACGCTGATCGTGGCCCAGGGCGACGTTTTCACCGAGAGCGGCGGGCGGCGCAAGGCTGTGGCGACCATGTTGATGACCTTGTGCGTGGTGCGCACACTGGATCACGTCTGA
- a CDS encoding MerR family transcriptional regulator — MSSSQTTTYTITELSREFEVTPRAIRFYEDQGLLAPERTGSGGRTRVYSARERTRLKLTLRGKRLGLTLNEIREILDLYESPGDTVPQLERFLHALADHRGALQRQLEDLQAQLAEIDQHERHCRDLLQEQLRGQRPARA; from the coding sequence ATGTCATCCAGCCAGACCACGACCTACACCATCACCGAGCTCTCGCGCGAGTTCGAGGTGACGCCGCGCGCCATCCGTTTCTACGAGGACCAAGGTCTGCTGGCACCGGAGCGGACCGGCTCCGGCGGCCGCACGCGGGTCTATAGCGCGCGTGAGCGGACCCGCCTGAAGTTGACGCTGCGTGGAAAAAGGTTGGGACTCACTCTCAATGAGATCCGCGAGATACTGGATCTGTATGAGTCGCCTGGCGATACGGTGCCGCAGCTCGAGCGTTTCCTGCATGCGTTGGCGGACCATCGCGGCGCGCTCCAGCGGCAGCTGGAAGACCTGCAGGCCCAACTGGCCGAGATCGACCAGCACGAGCGCCATTGCCGTGACCTGCTGCAGGAGCAGCTGCGGGGGCAGCGGCCGGCACGAGCCTGA
- a CDS encoding 2-hydroxychromene-2-carboxylate isomerase, translating to MTAAIDFYFDFSSPYGYFASTRIDELAQKYGRIVSWHPILLGVVFKTTGSAPLPQLPLKGDYAWRDFERTARFHGIEYHRPTHFPLPTTQAARAVLWLQNHHGEDLAAAFAKAVYHAFFVEDVNIAEPAELVKLADALGIDGRAMDAGASSPQIKEQLKAEIEVAMAKGVFGSPFVIIDGEPFWGFDRFDQIEAHLKSGRPTALRAVAPPDTSKEKKPA from the coding sequence ATGACAGCTGCCATCGACTTCTACTTCGACTTCTCCTCCCCCTACGGCTACTTCGCCAGCACGCGCATCGACGAGCTGGCACAGAAGTACGGCCGCATCGTTTCCTGGCACCCCATCCTGCTGGGTGTGGTGTTCAAGACCACGGGCAGCGCGCCGCTGCCGCAGCTGCCGCTCAAGGGCGACTACGCCTGGCGCGACTTCGAGCGCACCGCGCGCTTCCACGGCATCGAGTACCACCGTCCGACGCACTTTCCGCTGCCGACCACGCAGGCCGCGCGGGCTGTGCTGTGGCTGCAGAATCACCATGGCGAAGATCTGGCCGCGGCCTTCGCCAAGGCGGTCTATCATGCGTTCTTCGTCGAGGACGTGAACATCGCCGAGCCGGCCGAGCTGGTCAAGCTTGCCGATGCGCTCGGCATCGATGGCCGCGCCATGGATGCCGGCGCCAGCAGCCCGCAGATCAAGGAACAGCTCAAGGCCGAGATCGAGGTGGCGATGGCCAAGGGCGTGTTCGGCTCGCCCTTCGTCATCATCGACGGCGAGCCCTTCTGGGGCTTCGACCGCTTCGACCAGATCGAGGCCCATCTCAAGAGCGGCCGCCCGACCGCGCTGCGTGCGGTGGCGCCGCCCGATACCAGCAAGGAAAAGAAACCGGCATGA
- a CDS encoding SDR family oxidoreductase: MSTVLILGASRGIGLEFVRQYRADGHRVIATARSEAGIEALQALGAEAHRVDLTDPAAVAGLGWKLDGEAVDVAIYNAGVIGPRSEGAQPVQQQDFDEVMHVNVLGPMMALPLLLPLVEAGRGGQGGVLAVLSSRMGSIGAMDSNRSWLYRTSKAAVNAVLKCVSLDARQATCVALHPGWVRTDMGGSGADLAVEDSVGGMRRVLAGASRADNGSFHAYDGAELPW; this comes from the coding sequence GTGTCCACAGTCCTCATTCTCGGCGCCTCGCGCGGCATCGGCCTGGAGTTCGTGCGCCAGTACCGCGCCGACGGCCATCGCGTGATCGCCACCGCGCGCAGCGAGGCCGGCATCGAGGCCTTGCAGGCGCTCGGCGCCGAAGCGCATCGCGTCGACCTGACGGATCCGGCCGCGGTGGCCGGCCTGGGCTGGAAGCTCGACGGCGAAGCCGTCGACGTGGCCATCTACAACGCCGGCGTGATCGGCCCGCGCAGCGAGGGCGCGCAGCCCGTGCAGCAGCAGGACTTCGACGAGGTCATGCACGTCAACGTGCTCGGGCCGATGATGGCGCTGCCGCTGCTGCTGCCCCTGGTCGAGGCCGGCCGCGGCGGCCAGGGCGGCGTGCTGGCGGTGCTGTCGTCGCGCATGGGCAGCATCGGCGCCATGGACAGCAACCGCAGCTGGCTTTACCGCACCAGCAAGGCCGCGGTCAATGCCGTGCTCAAGTGCGTGTCGCTGGATGCGCGCCAGGCCACCTGTGTCGCGCTGCATCCGGGCTGGGTGCGCACCGACATGGGCGGGAGCGGGGCCGACCTCGCGGTGGAAGACAGCGTGGGCGGCATGCGGCGCGTGCTGGCCGGCGCGAGCCGGGCCGACAACGGCAGCTTCCACGCCTACGACGGCGCCGAGCTGCCCTGGTGA
- the aceK gene encoding bifunctional isocitrate dehydrogenase kinase/phosphatase, producing MSHFPKLLSSQIAFDVARTMLDGFDKHYRLFREAGQQAKARFEAGDWQGLQQIQRDRIDFYNERVRETSLILEDEYDAERIENGIWQQIKLHYIGLLTNHHQPELAETFFNSVCTRLLHRSYFNNDFIFVRPAISTEYIENEESPTRPTYRAYYPGSREGMAACFERIVHNFQLERPFEDLPRDIGYVVRAIGEQFGEFRIAPNFQVHVLSSLFFRHKTAFIIGRVLNGDRSYPLVIPIVHGPSGGLALDAVLLDKEQVLILFSFSHSYFLVDMEIPSAYVTFLRDLMPRKPRAEIYTSLGLQKQGKNLFYRDFLHHLQHSSDKFIVAPGIKGLVMLVFTLPSFPYVFKVIKDFYPAPKETTREQVKSKYQLVKQHDRVGRMADTLEYSGVAFPLSRFDEALVRELERHAPSMVEYQRAKDGGEEIVVRHLYIERRMTPLNLWLQEGSDAQVEHGIIEYGNAVKELIAANIFPGDMLYKNFGVTRHGRVVFYDYDEIEYLTDCNVRHVPQPRNEEEEMSGEIWYTVRPHDIFPETYRTFLLGDPRVRAAFLRHHEDFFDPAMWQAQKDRLLAGHLHDFYAYQTSERFINRYGSPAPRAGGEPQARRAA from the coding sequence ATGTCCCACTTTCCCAAGCTGCTCTCGTCGCAGATCGCCTTCGATGTGGCGCGGACCATGCTCGACGGCTTCGACAAGCATTACCGGCTGTTCCGCGAGGCCGGGCAGCAGGCCAAGGCAAGGTTCGAGGCCGGCGACTGGCAGGGCCTGCAGCAGATCCAGCGTGATCGCATCGACTTCTACAATGAGCGCGTGCGCGAGACCAGCCTGATCCTGGAGGATGAGTACGACGCCGAGCGCATCGAGAACGGTATCTGGCAGCAGATCAAGCTGCACTACATCGGGCTGCTGACCAACCACCACCAGCCCGAACTGGCCGAGACCTTCTTCAACTCGGTGTGCACGCGCCTGCTGCACCGTTCCTATTTCAACAACGACTTCATCTTCGTGCGCCCGGCCATCTCGACCGAGTACATCGAGAACGAGGAGTCGCCGACGCGGCCGACCTACCGCGCCTACTATCCCGGCAGCCGCGAAGGCATGGCCGCCTGCTTCGAGCGCATCGTCCACAATTTCCAGCTCGAGCGGCCGTTCGAAGACCTGCCGCGCGACATCGGCTACGTGGTGCGCGCGATCGGCGAACAGTTCGGCGAATTCCGCATCGCGCCCAATTTCCAGGTGCATGTGCTGTCCTCGCTGTTCTTCCGCCACAAGACTGCCTTCATCATCGGGCGCGTGCTCAACGGCGACCGCAGCTACCCGCTGGTGATCCCCATCGTGCATGGCCCCTCGGGCGGGCTGGCGCTGGACGCCGTGCTGCTGGACAAGGAGCAGGTGCTGATCCTGTTCTCCTTCTCGCACTCCTACTTCCTGGTCGACATGGAGATCCCGTCGGCCTACGTCACCTTCCTGCGTGACCTGATGCCGCGCAAGCCGCGCGCGGAGATCTACACCTCGCTGGGGCTGCAGAAGCAGGGCAAGAACCTCTTCTATCGCGATTTCCTCCATCACCTGCAGCATTCCTCGGACAAGTTCATTGTCGCGCCGGGCATCAAGGGCCTGGTGATGCTGGTGTTCACGCTGCCGTCGTTTCCCTATGTGTTCAAGGTGATCAAGGACTTCTACCCGGCACCCAAGGAAACCACCCGCGAGCAGGTCAAGTCCAAGTACCAGCTCGTCAAGCAGCACGACCGGGTCGGACGCATGGCCGACACGCTCGAGTATTCCGGCGTGGCGTTCCCGCTGTCGCGCTTCGACGAGGCGCTGGTGCGCGAACTGGAGCGGCATGCGCCGTCGATGGTCGAGTACCAGCGCGCCAAGGACGGCGGCGAGGAAATCGTGGTGCGCCACCTGTACATCGAGCGCCGCATGACCCCGCTGAACCTCTGGCTGCAGGAGGGCAGCGACGCGCAGGTGGAGCACGGCATCATCGAGTACGGCAACGCCGTCAAGGAACTGATCGCCGCCAACATCTTCCCGGGCGACATGTTGTACAAGAACTTCGGCGTCACGCGCCACGGGCGCGTGGTGTTCTACGACTATGACGAGATCGAGTACCTGACCGACTGCAACGTGCGCCATGTGCCGCAGCCCCGCAACGAAGAGGAGGAAATGTCCGGCGAGATCTGGTACACCGTGCGGCCGCACGACATCTTTCCGGAAACGTACCGTACCTTCCTGCTCGGCGACCCGCGCGTGCGCGCCGCCTTCCTGCGGCACCACGAGGACTTCTTCGACCCTGCCATGTGGCAGGCGCAAAAGGACCGGCTGCTGGCCGGCCATCTTCATGATTTCTATGCCTACCAGACATCGGAACGCTTCATCAACCGCTATGGCAGCCCGGCGCCCCGCGCCGGCGGCGAGCCGCAGGCAAGGAGGGCAGCATGA
- a CDS encoding MBL fold metallo-hydrolase, producing the protein MNALEHQLQYPFGDTMPEPGTRQQVAPGVYWLRMPLPFALDHINLWLLRDRLDGRDGWTIVDCGISNDTIQANWEKVFANELEGLPVLRVLVTHCHPDHVGLAAWLCKRWDVRLWMSLGDYMSARVMGGGNGAGSNAGGDFAASHFARHGLNDPDSLEKLRARKSYYPSLVPDLPTQYRRLMDGDTVAIGADPASAGWRVITGYGHAPEHVALYNDATGVLISGDMVLPRISTNVSVFDMEPEGNPLKLYLDSLGKYEGLPAEVLILPSHGRPFRNLHTRILQLREHHVERLAETLEACAAKPCSAHDIVGVMFRRQFDIHQMTFAMGEALAHLHLLWHEGRVVRRLDADGVIRFSAA; encoded by the coding sequence ATGAACGCACTCGAACACCAACTCCAATACCCGTTCGGCGACACCATGCCCGAGCCCGGCACGCGGCAGCAGGTGGCCCCCGGCGTGTACTGGCTGCGCATGCCGCTGCCGTTCGCGCTCGACCATATCAACCTGTGGCTGCTGCGCGACCGCCTCGACGGGCGCGACGGCTGGACCATCGTCGACTGCGGCATCAGTAACGACACCATCCAGGCCAACTGGGAGAAAGTGTTCGCGAACGAACTGGAGGGCCTGCCGGTGCTGCGCGTGCTGGTCACGCACTGCCACCCCGACCACGTCGGCCTGGCGGCCTGGCTGTGCAAGCGCTGGGACGTGCGCCTGTGGATGAGCCTGGGCGACTACATGAGCGCGCGCGTCATGGGCGGCGGCAATGGTGCCGGCTCCAATGCCGGCGGCGACTTTGCCGCCAGCCACTTCGCCCGCCACGGCCTGAACGACCCCGACAGCCTGGAGAAGCTGCGCGCGCGCAAGAGCTACTACCCCTCGCTGGTGCCTGACCTGCCCACCCAATACCGCCGCCTGATGGATGGCGACACCGTGGCGATCGGCGCCGACCCGGCCAGCGCCGGCTGGCGCGTGATCACCGGCTACGGCCACGCGCCCGAGCACGTGGCGCTGTACAACGACGCCACCGGGGTGCTGATCTCCGGCGACATGGTGCTGCCGCGCATTTCCACCAATGTCAGCGTGTTCGACATGGAGCCGGAAGGCAATCCGCTCAAGCTCTACCTCGACTCGCTCGGCAAGTACGAGGGACTGCCCGCGGAGGTGCTGATCCTGCCGTCGCACGGCCGCCCCTTCCGCAACCTGCACACGCGCATCCTGCAGTTGCGCGAGCACCACGTCGAGCGGCTGGCCGAGACCCTGGAAGCCTGCGCCGCCAAGCCGTGCAGCGCGCACGACATCGTCGGCGTGATGTTCCGCCGCCAGTTCGACATCCACCAGATGACCTTCGCCATGGGCGAGGCACTGGCCCACCTGCATCTGTTATGGCACGAGGGCCGCGTGGTGCGCCGGCTCGATGCCGACGGCGTGATCCGCTTCAGCGCGGCGTGA
- the can gene encoding carbonate dehydratase: protein MSEAIAQLFRNNREWVDRVNAEDPAFFTRLANQQAPEYLWIGCSDSRVPANQILGLAPGEVFVHRNIANVIAHSDLNALAVIQFAVDVLKVRHITVVGHYGCSGVKVALKRERIGLADNWLRHVRDVADKHEAYLGTILREEDAHTRLCELNVIEQVGNICHTTVLQDAWARGQEVTVYGWIYGVSDGLLRDLGMAASSNEELLAQTQAAYRQFGEPPQASIR, encoded by the coding sequence ATGAGTGAGGCCATCGCCCAGTTGTTCCGCAACAACCGCGAGTGGGTGGACCGCGTCAATGCCGAAGACCCCGCCTTCTTCACGCGCCTGGCCAACCAGCAGGCGCCGGAGTACCTGTGGATCGGCTGCTCCGACTCGCGCGTGCCCGCCAACCAGATCCTCGGCCTGGCGCCGGGCGAGGTCTTCGTCCACCGCAACATCGCCAATGTGATCGCCCACAGCGACCTGAACGCGCTGGCGGTGATCCAGTTCGCGGTCGATGTGCTCAAGGTGCGCCACATCACCGTGGTCGGCCACTATGGCTGCAGCGGCGTCAAGGTCGCGCTCAAGCGCGAGCGCATCGGCCTGGCCGACAACTGGCTGCGCCATGTGCGCGACGTGGCCGACAAGCACGAGGCCTACCTGGGCACCATCCTGCGTGAGGAGGATGCCCATACGCGGCTGTGCGAGCTCAACGTGATCGAGCAGGTCGGCAATATCTGCCACACCACCGTGCTGCAGGATGCCTGGGCGCGCGGCCAGGAAGTGACGGTGTACGGCTGGATCTACGGCGTATCCGACGGCCTGCTGCGCGACCTCGGCATGGCCGCCAGCAGCAACGAGGAACTGCTGGCGCAGACGCAGGCGGCCTACCGCCAGTTCGGCGAGCCGCCGCAGGCGTCGATCCGCTGA
- a CDS encoding YchJ family metal-binding protein — MAGKHARPAAAPQPCPCGGADYASCCGRFHRGEALPGDAQTLMRSRYSAYVLGEVEWLRQTWHPSTCPADLAADPATRWLGLAVKSHAQADADHAEVEFVARYKVGGRAWRLHERSRFVRAARAPGEAPRWLYVDGDMLGEG, encoded by the coding sequence ATGGCGGGCAAGCACGCGCGCCCGGCCGCGGCGCCGCAGCCCTGTCCCTGCGGCGGTGCGGACTACGCCAGCTGCTGCGGGCGTTTCCATCGCGGGGAGGCCTTGCCCGGCGATGCGCAGACGCTGATGCGCTCGCGCTACAGTGCCTACGTGCTCGGCGAGGTCGAGTGGCTGCGGCAGACCTGGCATCCCTCCACCTGTCCGGCCGATCTCGCCGCCGATCCGGCCACGCGCTGGCTCGGCCTGGCGGTCAAGTCGCACGCCCAGGCGGACGCCGACCACGCCGAAGTGGAGTTCGTCGCCCGCTACAAGGTCGGCGGACGCGCCTGGCGCCTGCATGAGCGCAGCCGCTTCGTGCGCGCCGCGCGCGCGCCCGGCGAAGCGCCGCGCTGGCTCTATGTCGACGGCGACATGCTGGGGGAGGGCTGA